In Mustela nigripes isolate SB6536 chromosome 2, MUSNIG.SB6536, whole genome shotgun sequence, a single window of DNA contains:
- the LOC132011260 gene encoding death domain-containing membrane protein NRADD-like isoform X1: protein MTLQPLLQEMQSLGALLAGRAMLHNSSHREGMLHVDKTRRVQDRNREEVWVGGALAPNTSSPFPPEPPGASGSIIPVYCALLATVVLGLLAYVAFKCWRSHKQRQQLAKARTAELGALDRDQRHGDSVVFLDNPQLPGSQGPHPELGCRLYLHLSRQQQEEVERLLEVSGEPDKGWQGLASRLGYHADAVEIMAQGQVPAHTLLRDWAVKEGSGATLRVLEDALAALGREDVVRLLSSPAEGCSVV from the exons ATGACACTCCAACCCCTTCTCCAGGAGATGCAGTCCCTGGGAGCCCTGCTGGCTGGCAGAGCCATGCTTCACAACTCCAGCCACAGGGAGGGCATGCTCCATGTGG ATAAGACCCGGAGGGTGCAGGACAGGAACAGGGAAGAGGTATGGGTAGGGGGAGCTCTGGCCCCCAATAcctcctccccattccccccTGAGCCTCCAGGGGCCTCAGGCAGCATTATCCCTGTCTACTGTGCCCTCCTGGCCACGGTGGTCCTTGGTCTGCTCGCCTACGTGGCCTTCAAGTG CTGGCGCTCACATAAACAAAGACAGCAGCTGGCCAAAGCTCGGACTGCAGAGCTGGGGGCCCTCGACAGGGACCAGAGGCATGGGGACAGCGTTGTCTTCCTGGACAATCCCCAGCTGCCCGGGAGCCAGG ggccacaTCCTGAACTTGGCTGCCGGCTCTACCTTCATCTCTCTCGGCAGCAGCAAGAGGAAGTGGAACGGCTCCTGGAAGTGTCCGGCGAACCTGACAAGGGCTGGCAGGGCCTGGCCAGCCGCCTGGGCTACCACGCGGACGCTGTGGAGATCATGGCCCAGGGCCAGGTGCCAGCCCACACCCTACTGAGGGACTGGGCCGTCAAAGAAGGCAGTGGGGCCACCCTCAGGGTGCTGGAGGACGCCCTGGCCGCCCTGGGCCGTGAAGATGTGGTCCGGCTTCTGAGCTCCCCAGCTGAGGGCTGCTCTGTGGTGTGA
- the LOC132011260 gene encoding death domain-containing membrane protein NRADD-like isoform X2 → MQSLGALLAGRAMLHNSSHREGMLHVDKTRRVQDRNREEVWVGGALAPNTSSPFPPEPPGASGSIIPVYCALLATVVLGLLAYVAFKCWRSHKQRQQLAKARTAELGALDRDQRHGDSVVFLDNPQLPGSQGPHPELGCRLYLHLSRQQQEEVERLLEVSGEPDKGWQGLASRLGYHADAVEIMAQGQVPAHTLLRDWAVKEGSGATLRVLEDALAALGREDVVRLLSSPAEGCSVV, encoded by the exons ATGCAGTCCCTGGGAGCCCTGCTGGCTGGCAGAGCCATGCTTCACAACTCCAGCCACAGGGAGGGCATGCTCCATGTGG ATAAGACCCGGAGGGTGCAGGACAGGAACAGGGAAGAGGTATGGGTAGGGGGAGCTCTGGCCCCCAATAcctcctccccattccccccTGAGCCTCCAGGGGCCTCAGGCAGCATTATCCCTGTCTACTGTGCCCTCCTGGCCACGGTGGTCCTTGGTCTGCTCGCCTACGTGGCCTTCAAGTG CTGGCGCTCACATAAACAAAGACAGCAGCTGGCCAAAGCTCGGACTGCAGAGCTGGGGGCCCTCGACAGGGACCAGAGGCATGGGGACAGCGTTGTCTTCCTGGACAATCCCCAGCTGCCCGGGAGCCAGG ggccacaTCCTGAACTTGGCTGCCGGCTCTACCTTCATCTCTCTCGGCAGCAGCAAGAGGAAGTGGAACGGCTCCTGGAAGTGTCCGGCGAACCTGACAAGGGCTGGCAGGGCCTGGCCAGCCGCCTGGGCTACCACGCGGACGCTGTGGAGATCATGGCCCAGGGCCAGGTGCCAGCCCACACCCTACTGAGGGACTGGGCCGTCAAAGAAGGCAGTGGGGCCACCCTCAGGGTGCTGGAGGACGCCCTGGCCGCCCTGGGCCGTGAAGATGTGGTCCGGCTTCTGAGCTCCCCAGCTGAGGGCTGCTCTGTGGTGTGA